In a genomic window of Polycladomyces abyssicola:
- a CDS encoding branched-chain amino acid ABC transporter permease: protein MILLQLLISGILIGGVYALISLGLTLVFGVMRIVNFVHGDLLMIAMYMAYWLFTLFGIDNYTGLLVIIPATAGLGALIYWGVLRFAVRRSHDASILATIGISIVLQNAALILWSADYRSINNELATRSVEWKGLHLSAPLLIAFGVAILVTLLLFAFLNHTYWGKAIRAASMDRYAAILMGVKPQQIFTLSFAIGTALVGIAGALLASVYTVYPTVGAQFLLVSFVVVVLGGLGSLRGAILGGLMVGIVESTSAYFIGSSMKELVYLLLFILILIVRPTGLFGQRLPEVDR, encoded by the coding sequence ATGATTCTACTGCAGCTCTTGATTTCAGGCATTTTGATTGGCGGTGTTTATGCATTGATCAGCCTGGGGCTTACCTTGGTCTTCGGGGTGATGCGCATCGTCAATTTCGTTCACGGCGATCTGTTGATGATCGCGATGTACATGGCCTACTGGTTATTTACGCTCTTTGGAATCGACAACTATACAGGTCTTCTGGTAATCATTCCGGCTACTGCCGGTCTCGGTGCTTTGATTTACTGGGGGGTTCTACGGTTTGCCGTTCGACGGTCCCACGATGCGTCTATCCTGGCCACCATCGGGATTTCCATCGTCCTTCAAAACGCCGCTTTGATTCTCTGGTCCGCGGATTACCGTTCGATTAACAACGAACTGGCCACGCGGTCGGTGGAGTGGAAGGGGCTTCACTTATCCGCCCCGCTTCTCATCGCCTTTGGGGTGGCGATTCTGGTCACTCTTCTGTTGTTCGCTTTTCTGAACCACACCTACTGGGGCAAAGCTATCCGTGCCGCGTCAATGGATCGGTATGCAGCGATCTTGATGGGAGTGAAACCCCAACAGATTTTCACGCTTTCCTTTGCCATCGGGACGGCTCTAGTCGGAATTGCCGGTGCATTGTTGGCATCGGTATACACTGTTTATCCCACGGTGGGGGCACAGTTTCTGTTGGTCTCTTTTGTGGTCGTGGTCCTGGGAGGATTGGGAAGTTTGAGGGGAGCGATTTTGGGAGGGTTGATGGTTGGCATTGTGGAATCCACAAGCGCATATTTCATCGGTTCTTCCATGAAGGAACTCGTCTATTTGCTTCTTTTCATTCTGATCCTGATCGTCAGACCCACCGGATTATTCGGACAACGCTTGCCGGAGGTGGACCGGTAA
- a CDS encoding 3-hydroxyacyl-CoA dehydrogenase family protein, with protein MREIHRIGIIGAGVMGRGIAYQAAISRFSVVLYDIKPELSKNAVKQTASLIKRQVEKGALSPEWGEEALNRIETVDSLEAFRECDFVIEAVVEDLEIKQNVFRQLDAICDGEVVLATNTSAKSVTEIAAAASDPSRVCGMHFFNPVHRMKLVEVVRGLQSADWAVEQTEKSGPAIRKRSCPH; from the coding sequence ATGCGGGAAATCCATCGGATCGGTATCATCGGTGCGGGAGTGATGGGAAGGGGGATTGCATACCAAGCGGCAATCTCTCGATTCTCAGTGGTTTTGTACGATATTAAGCCTGAATTGTCAAAAAATGCAGTGAAACAGACCGCATCCCTCATCAAGCGGCAGGTGGAAAAAGGGGCTCTTTCCCCGGAATGGGGTGAGGAAGCCTTGAACCGGATCGAAACAGTGGATTCGCTGGAAGCCTTTCGAGAGTGTGATTTTGTCATCGAAGCAGTGGTCGAAGATCTCGAGATCAAACAAAATGTGTTTCGGCAGCTGGATGCAATCTGCGACGGAGAAGTGGTGCTCGCGACCAACACATCAGCTAAAAGCGTTACTGAAATCGCTGCTGCCGCATCTGATCCCAGTCGGGTGTGCGGCATGCACTTTTTCAATCCCGTACACCGGATGAAGCTGGTGGAAGTGGTTCGAGGATTGCAATCCGCAGATTGGGCCGTTGAGCAGACGGAAAAAAGTGGCCCAGCAATTAGGAAAAGAAGTTGTCCGCATTAA
- a CDS encoding 3-oxoacid CoA-transferase subunit B: protein MNQRDRIRHCIARRAAGELKDGDVVNLGIGIPTLVSDYIPPGVAIHLHTENGMLEVGPTPPPDQVDPQLVNASRQPITELPGASYFDSGLSFAMMRGGHLDTTIIGALQVSQTGDIASWAVPGKTVLGVGGAMDLVVGAKRVIVATTHQNKDGQPKILPECTFPLTARGEVDVLVTEHAVFHFTEGRMILVEIGDHLDLEELKSITPADYEIHPQLTVVDRWEGVH, encoded by the coding sequence ATGAATCAGCGAGATCGGATTCGTCATTGTATTGCTCGCAGAGCAGCCGGGGAGCTAAAGGACGGGGATGTGGTCAACCTGGGGATTGGTATCCCCACTTTGGTCAGCGACTACATTCCCCCCGGCGTCGCCATCCATTTACATACGGAAAACGGCATGCTGGAAGTGGGACCCACTCCGCCGCCGGACCAGGTTGATCCTCAGCTTGTCAATGCCAGCCGTCAACCGATAACGGAGCTCCCCGGTGCCTCTTATTTCGACAGCGGCCTCTCTTTTGCCATGATGCGCGGCGGACATTTGGACACCACCATTATCGGGGCTTTGCAGGTCAGTCAGACCGGGGATATTGCCAGCTGGGCCGTTCCGGGAAAAACAGTCCTCGGGGTCGGGGGGGCCATGGATCTCGTTGTGGGGGCCAAACGGGTGATCGTCGCAACGACCCATCAAAACAAAGACGGACAGCCCAAAATCCTTCCGGAATGCACATTTCCCTTGACCGCACGTGGCGAAGTGGACGTGTTGGTGACGGAACACGCGGTGTTTCACTTTACTGAAGGGAGGATGATACTCGTCGAAATCGGGGATCACCTCGATTTGGAGGAATTGAAGTCCATCACCCCGGCGGATTATGAAATTCACCCGCAACTTACCGTAGTGGATCGTTGGGAGGGAGTTCATTGA
- a CDS encoding thiolase family protein yields the protein MKDCWIVGAVRTPVGRYGGALSTVRPDDLAAVAIRGLLERTGVPGEAVEDVIFGNANQAGEDNRNVARMALLLADLPVTVGGVTVNRLCGSGLEAVNQANRAIRMGEGDVMIAGGVESMSRAPLVMSKPDRAFPRGNTTVYDTTLGWRFVNPRLAERYPPESMGETAENVAVRYGVSREDQDRFALLSQQRAAAAIREGKFKEEIVPVPVDDRKGIRWVSEDEHPRPQTTLEQLQALLPAFREGGTVTAGNASGINDGAAALLLASPEKAREYGLQPMGRIVSSAVAGVDPSVMGIGPVPAVRKALKRAGLTMDDIDLIELNEAFAAQAVACMRELNIPEEKCNVNGGSIAIGHPLGSTGARLLTSLLYEMKRRQVRYGLVTMCIGVGQGIATIVERIES from the coding sequence GTGAAAGATTGCTGGATCGTCGGAGCGGTGCGAACACCGGTGGGGCGTTACGGTGGTGCGTTATCCACTGTTCGACCCGATGACTTGGCCGCAGTGGCAATTCGCGGCTTGCTGGAACGGACCGGTGTCCCCGGTGAAGCTGTGGAAGATGTGATTTTCGGAAATGCCAATCAAGCGGGGGAAGATAACCGAAACGTGGCAAGAATGGCTTTGTTACTCGCAGATTTACCCGTCACCGTCGGTGGTGTGACGGTCAACCGTTTGTGCGGTTCGGGTCTGGAGGCAGTGAACCAGGCTAACCGGGCCATTCGAATGGGGGAAGGGGACGTGATGATCGCCGGAGGAGTGGAAAGTATGTCCCGTGCCCCTTTGGTGATGTCGAAACCCGATCGGGCCTTCCCGCGGGGGAATACGACCGTATACGATACCACCCTTGGTTGGCGGTTCGTCAATCCCCGGCTGGCCGAACGCTATCCGCCTGAGTCGATGGGGGAAACGGCGGAAAATGTGGCGGTGCGTTACGGAGTCTCCCGGGAGGATCAGGACCGATTCGCTTTGCTGAGTCAGCAGAGAGCGGCTGCGGCCATACGGGAAGGTAAATTCAAAGAGGAAATCGTTCCTGTTCCCGTCGATGACCGCAAAGGAATTCGGTGGGTGAGTGAGGACGAACATCCCCGCCCGCAAACCACCTTGGAGCAATTGCAGGCTTTGCTCCCCGCGTTCAGGGAAGGCGGCACGGTGACTGCGGGGAATGCTTCGGGGATCAACGACGGGGCGGCGGCTCTTCTTTTGGCGAGTCCGGAGAAAGCGAGAGAATATGGCCTTCAGCCCATGGGGCGAATCGTTTCCTCCGCGGTTGCGGGAGTAGATCCTTCCGTGATGGGGATCGGACCCGTTCCGGCTGTTCGAAAGGCGTTAAAGCGGGCTGGTTTGACGATGGACGACATCGACTTGATCGAACTGAATGAGGCTTTTGCCGCCCAAGCAGTGGCATGCATGCGCGAATTAAACATACCCGAAGAAAAATGCAATGTGAACGGTGGATCCATTGCGATCGGACACCCCCTTGGAAGCACGGGAGCACGGTTGTTGACGTCGCTTCTCTACGAGATGAAACGCCGTCAAGTCCGTTATGGATTGGTAACCATGTGCATCGGGGTGGGACAAGGAATCGCCACCATTGTGGAACGCATCGAGAGTTGA
- a CDS encoding sigma-54 interaction domain-containing protein — translation MAEKLHDWKHLWHQTPCPMAVVDDLGMIRYGNQELLQLFEKEKLDYRSWASFIQATAFKEDPELQQIGGKRYRIRYCALDEPEGWFLYLLERVAGEGHPPQSTPNGLDLDTLIENSYDCIYITDHNGITLHTNSAIERLTGIPKEYYVGKDVRYLEKRGILKKSVTLEVLKTGKTVSTVQANKQGKVLIITGNPVFDNEGRVVRVITNIRDVTELNRLRDELDETRKLSERYRKELSELRKLYLKEEPSIVMNDVAMQQAYHLAMRVAGTDATVLLLGESGVGKEVFAQMIHKNSSRYESGSFITVNCGAIPEELIESELFGYEGGAFTGARKEGKPGMFELADNGTLFLDEIGELPLAMQVKLLRVIQEKKVRRVGGTRSVQINVRIIAATNRDLKEMVKRGEFREDLYYRISVVPIEIPPLRRRKNDIKPLLIHFLDKYNRKYRKSCYFVPEVFEKLQEYEWPGNVRELANMVERLVITCPEDAIRPEYIPEIRENRNVDSHGSRSRVMVPEINGEIYNLSGFNRSFQSLNDFISHLEREILAEAYERFHSSYQVAQNLGISQSTAMRKAYKYGIREKGSS, via the coding sequence ATGGCTGAGAAACTTCACGATTGGAAGCATCTTTGGCACCAGACACCCTGTCCTATGGCAGTCGTGGACGACTTGGGTATGATTCGTTACGGAAACCAAGAGTTGCTCCAATTGTTTGAAAAGGAAAAACTGGATTATCGATCCTGGGCTTCGTTCATTCAAGCAACTGCTTTCAAGGAAGATCCGGAACTGCAACAGATCGGCGGCAAGAGATACCGGATTCGTTACTGTGCACTGGATGAACCGGAGGGCTGGTTTCTTTACTTGCTGGAAAGGGTTGCTGGTGAAGGACATCCTCCTCAATCGACGCCCAACGGGTTGGATTTGGACACCCTCATCGAAAATTCCTATGACTGTATTTATATCACAGACCACAACGGGATCACGCTTCACACGAACTCCGCGATTGAAAGGCTTACGGGGATTCCGAAGGAGTATTATGTGGGGAAAGATGTTCGATACCTGGAAAAAAGGGGAATATTGAAAAAGTCCGTGACACTGGAAGTGTTGAAAACAGGAAAAACCGTCAGCACCGTACAAGCCAATAAACAAGGGAAAGTGCTGATCATTACGGGGAATCCGGTCTTTGACAACGAAGGCCGGGTTGTACGGGTGATTACCAATATCCGTGATGTGACCGAATTAAATCGCCTTCGGGATGAACTGGACGAGACGCGCAAGTTGTCGGAGAGGTATCGTAAAGAACTGTCCGAATTGAGGAAGCTGTACCTGAAGGAAGAACCCTCCATTGTGATGAACGATGTGGCCATGCAGCAGGCTTATCATTTGGCGATGAGAGTGGCCGGAACCGACGCAACCGTTTTGCTGTTGGGGGAATCCGGAGTCGGCAAAGAAGTATTTGCCCAGATGATCCATAAAAACAGCAGCCGGTATGAAAGTGGGTCCTTTATCACCGTCAATTGCGGTGCGATTCCGGAAGAATTGATCGAGTCGGAATTGTTCGGTTACGAGGGAGGGGCTTTCACCGGAGCCCGAAAAGAGGGGAAACCGGGGATGTTCGAGCTGGCGGATAACGGAACCTTGTTTTTGGATGAGATTGGGGAACTTCCTCTGGCGATGCAAGTAAAACTCTTGCGCGTGATTCAGGAAAAAAAGGTTCGAAGAGTGGGGGGAACACGGTCTGTTCAAATCAACGTGAGAATCATCGCCGCAACGAACCGCGATTTAAAAGAAATGGTGAAAAGGGGGGAGTTCAGGGAGGATCTCTATTATCGGATCAGCGTGGTTCCGATCGAAATTCCTCCTCTTCGAAGGCGGAAAAACGACATTAAACCGTTGTTGATTCACTTTCTGGACAAGTATAACCGCAAGTACCGCAAGTCTTGTTATTTTGTTCCGGAAGTTTTTGAGAAGCTGCAGGAATACGAGTGGCCGGGGAATGTTAGGGAGCTGGCCAATATGGTGGAGCGGCTGGTCATCACCTGTCCGGAGGATGCGATTCGACCGGAATATATTCCGGAAATACGGGAAAATCGAAACGTTGATTCCCATGGTAGCCGGTCTCGGGTAATGGTCCCGGAGATTAACGGGGAAATCTACAACCTGTCCGGTTTTAACCGTTCCTTTCAATCTTTGAACGATTTCATCTCCCACCTGGAACGTGAGATTTTGGCCGAGGCTTATGAACGATTCCACAGCTCTTATCAGGTGGCGCAGAATTTGGGAATCAGCCAGTCCACAGCCATGCGAAAGGCATACAAATACGGAATCAGAGAAAAGGGTTCCTCTTAA
- a CDS encoding branched-chain amino acid ABC transporter permease, with amino-acid sequence MDVKQEVRKLTPTVRPRIIGYGSVALLTVVLPFLLQSELYYLDTLILALLWASAAGAWNLAGGYGGLLSLGHAAFFGIGAYASSLMYVKLEVSPWIGMAAGAILAGVLGLVTGMVTLRMKGPFFALTTIAITEVLMIVAVNWSDLTNGSKGVNIPYHPGFSNIAFDSKIPYYFLALAICLIPFFIARWLERSRYGYELMAVRDNEAAAQALGIDSVRVKVGILVISSAITAVAGAFYAQYITVIEPYHEFSFAVSVQMVLITMIGGLGTKWGPIFGSLIVTGMDTFLRDVLVGAQGGVQALLYGLMLVLVVLFIPEGLIPWMKRRFRLKNGGVHNG; translated from the coding sequence ATGGATGTGAAACAGGAGGTCCGAAAACTGACTCCTACCGTCCGGCCTCGCATCATCGGATATGGATCGGTTGCGCTTTTGACGGTGGTGTTGCCGTTTCTTTTGCAAAGCGAACTCTATTATCTCGATACATTGATTTTGGCTCTGCTCTGGGCTTCGGCCGCGGGAGCATGGAATCTGGCGGGAGGATACGGCGGCTTGCTTTCACTGGGGCATGCTGCTTTTTTCGGTATCGGTGCATACGCTTCTTCGTTGATGTACGTGAAGCTGGAAGTCTCCCCCTGGATCGGGATGGCGGCAGGGGCCATTTTGGCCGGAGTGTTGGGGCTCGTCACCGGCATGGTCACCTTACGGATGAAAGGCCCATTTTTCGCATTGACCACGATTGCCATTACTGAAGTGTTGATGATCGTAGCCGTCAATTGGTCCGACCTGACGAACGGTTCCAAGGGGGTGAATATCCCCTATCATCCCGGATTTTCCAATATCGCTTTTGACTCCAAGATACCCTATTACTTCCTGGCATTGGCCATCTGCTTGATCCCCTTTTTCATCGCCCGGTGGTTGGAGAGATCTCGGTACGGTTACGAATTGATGGCGGTTCGTGACAACGAGGCAGCGGCTCAGGCACTGGGGATCGATTCGGTGCGGGTGAAAGTGGGCATTCTCGTAATCAGCAGTGCGATCACGGCCGTGGCCGGAGCTTTTTACGCCCAATACATCACCGTCATTGAACCCTACCATGAGTTTTCCTTTGCCGTTTCCGTTCAAATGGTACTGATCACCATGATCGGAGGATTGGGGACAAAATGGGGCCCCATCTTTGGCAGCTTGATCGTCACGGGAATGGACACGTTTCTCCGAGATGTGTTGGTAGGGGCACAAGGTGGCGTCCAGGCGTTGCTTTATGGGTTGATGCTGGTATTGGTGGTGCTTTTCATCCCGGAAGGATTGATCCCATGGATGAAACGTCGTTTCCGTTTGAAGAATGGGGGTGTGCACAATGGCTGA
- a CDS encoding 3-hydroxyacyl-CoA dehydrogenase family protein, translating into MAQQLGKEVVRINERPGFATSRISALVGNEAFYMLMEGGGSPEEIDRAIKLGLNYPMGPFELGDLVGWDTRLKVLEYLHETLGEKFRPCPLLVQYVKAGRLGRKTGQGVYRYDEQGRRVPYQEEEFAK; encoded by the coding sequence GTGGCCCAGCAATTAGGAAAAGAAGTTGTCCGCATTAATGAACGGCCAGGGTTTGCCACCAGCCGCATCAGTGCATTGGTGGGCAATGAAGCGTTCTACATGTTGATGGAAGGGGGCGGATCCCCTGAGGAGATCGACCGGGCCATCAAGCTCGGGTTGAACTATCCGATGGGTCCCTTTGAATTGGGGGACTTGGTGGGTTGGGACACCCGGCTGAAAGTGCTTGAATATCTGCATGAAACGTTGGGAGAGAAGTTTCGTCCTTGCCCGCTTCTCGTTCAATATGTCAAAGCCGGCCGTTTGGGGAGAAAGACCGGACAGGGCGTTTACCGGTACGATGAACAGGGTCGGCGGGTTCCCTACCAAGAAGAAGAGTTTGCAAAGTGA
- a CDS encoding acyl-CoA dehydrogenase family protein, with amino-acid sequence MELVVKPEIRQLQTVVRDFVKEVVEPVAQVIEEEDRIPEDVVEQAKELGLFGLSIPEEYGGLGLSMTEKCVLLEELGKTHNGFTSLIGAHTGIGTVGIVELGTEEQKQRFLPKMASGEWIGAFALSEPEAGSHAANLRTRAERKGDRYVLNGMKHFITNGPEARVITVMASTDPAKGAKGITSFLVESDSPGFSRGPADVKMGLRGSHTCQLFFEDCEVPEENRLGEEGEGYVNALKILANGRASLAARCLGSCEKLLELSMDYAMQRKQFGKPIFENQAIQHMLADMSLEIETLRSLLYRVTSMVDQGKKVIRESATVKLYASEVYNRIADRAVQIFGGMGYMKEFPVERFYRDARITRIYEGTSEIQRNIIAAQLKKEYVR; translated from the coding sequence TTGGAACTTGTGGTCAAACCCGAAATCCGGCAGCTGCAGACTGTGGTCAGGGATTTTGTGAAGGAAGTGGTTGAACCGGTCGCGCAGGTCATCGAAGAAGAAGACCGTATACCGGAGGATGTCGTGGAGCAAGCAAAGGAACTGGGATTGTTCGGTCTTTCCATTCCTGAAGAATACGGTGGATTGGGCCTGAGTATGACGGAAAAGTGCGTTCTGTTAGAGGAGCTTGGAAAAACCCATAACGGTTTCACCAGTCTCATTGGCGCCCACACTGGTATCGGGACCGTCGGAATCGTGGAGTTGGGAACGGAAGAACAGAAGCAGCGGTTCCTGCCGAAAATGGCGAGTGGTGAATGGATCGGCGCGTTTGCCCTGTCCGAACCTGAGGCGGGATCTCATGCGGCCAACCTACGTACCCGTGCTGAACGCAAGGGGGATCGCTATGTGCTCAACGGGATGAAACACTTCATCACCAACGGTCCGGAAGCCCGCGTGATCACCGTCATGGCCAGCACTGATCCCGCCAAGGGGGCCAAGGGCATCACCTCCTTTTTGGTGGAAAGCGATTCGCCGGGGTTCAGCCGAGGTCCGGCGGATGTGAAAATGGGGCTTCGGGGGTCCCACACTTGCCAGTTGTTTTTCGAAGATTGTGAGGTGCCGGAGGAAAACCGCTTGGGAGAGGAGGGTGAAGGATATGTTAACGCATTGAAAATTTTGGCCAACGGTCGGGCCTCTCTTGCAGCCCGTTGCCTGGGGTCTTGCGAGAAATTGTTGGAACTTTCCATGGATTACGCCATGCAGCGGAAACAATTTGGAAAGCCGATTTTTGAGAACCAGGCCATCCAACACATGTTGGCGGACATGTCATTGGAGATTGAAACACTGCGGAGTTTACTGTATCGGGTGACCTCCATGGTGGATCAAGGAAAGAAAGTGATCAGGGAATCGGCAACGGTCAAATTGTATGCTTCGGAAGTGTACAACCGCATCGCGGATCGGGCGGTACAGATTTTCGGCGGAATGGGTTACATGAAAGAGTTTCCGGTTGAGCGGTTTTACCGGGACGCCCGAATTACACGGATCTATGAAGGGACGTCGGAAATTCAGCGCAACATCATTGCGGCGCAATTGAAGAAGGAATATGTCCGGTAG
- a CDS encoding ABC transporter substrate-binding protein, producing the protein MKGKRCLMLSLILSVAVLFTGCLPEREANSNRVKIGVAFPTSGNLAKIGQSCTNGVEIAADLVNEQGIRPKIELVKVDVPDAVAAVHQVNRLILKEEIKVIVGTYSSPISMATSGITERNRVVLWEVAATDPRLTRQGFRYVFRPNPDAVLYGPATVRFLSEVVAPKLGLKKEEMRMALIHEDGDYGEGVAASTREAAKKAGIPIVEEIRYNAKTTNDLSSAILRLKRVQPDIINMVQYDTDAQLFWKQAKQLGLNAKVFIGNGAGQSSDNFGHTFGKAANGVLDTSSAIAVNPEALIPEMRQIEKTFIQRYKQKFGKEPDLIARLAFSSAYILFHDVIPKAGGDNPDKIRQSALSLDQPVGSTLVGWGVKFDKTGQNTRATLSVMQWQDGKLKVIYPENFKKSEPIMIPMSDGSER; encoded by the coding sequence TTGAAGGGAAAACGTTGCTTGATGTTGTCACTGATCTTGTCTGTGGCTGTCCTGTTTACGGGATGTTTACCCGAAAGAGAGGCGAATTCCAATCGGGTCAAAATCGGAGTAGCGTTTCCCACTTCGGGCAACCTGGCCAAAATCGGCCAATCTTGCACCAACGGAGTCGAGATTGCTGCGGATCTTGTCAATGAGCAGGGAATCCGTCCCAAGATTGAATTGGTGAAGGTGGATGTTCCCGACGCCGTGGCAGCGGTTCACCAGGTGAACCGGCTCATACTGAAAGAAGAGATCAAAGTCATCGTTGGGACTTACTCCAGTCCCATCAGCATGGCTACGAGCGGGATCACCGAACGAAACCGGGTGGTGTTGTGGGAGGTGGCAGCGACCGATCCACGGTTGACACGACAGGGATTCCGATATGTGTTTCGTCCAAATCCCGATGCCGTCTTGTACGGTCCGGCAACGGTTCGTTTTCTGAGTGAAGTGGTCGCTCCCAAACTGGGCCTGAAAAAAGAAGAAATGCGAATGGCATTAATCCATGAGGACGGCGATTACGGCGAAGGGGTGGCGGCATCGACGAGGGAAGCAGCCAAAAAAGCGGGCATTCCCATCGTGGAGGAGATTCGTTACAATGCCAAAACCACCAATGATTTGTCTTCGGCGATTTTGCGCCTGAAGAGAGTTCAACCCGATATTATCAACATGGTTCAATACGACACCGATGCTCAGCTCTTTTGGAAACAGGCTAAACAGTTGGGACTCAACGCCAAGGTGTTTATTGGAAACGGAGCGGGACAGAGTTCGGACAATTTCGGGCACACCTTTGGCAAAGCCGCCAACGGTGTCCTGGACACAAGCAGCGCCATTGCTGTCAATCCGGAAGCCTTGATACCGGAGATGCGCCAAATAGAAAAAACCTTTATTCAGCGGTACAAACAAAAGTTTGGAAAAGAACCGGACTTGATCGCCCGGTTGGCCTTTTCTTCGGCGTACATTCTGTTTCACGACGTGATCCCAAAAGCGGGAGGGGACAATCCGGACAAGATCAGGCAGTCAGCCCTTTCCCTTGACCAGCCGGTGGGTTCCACCCTTGTCGGATGGGGAGTGAAGTTTGACAAAACAGGCCAGAACACCCGTGCAACCTTGTCGGTCATGCAATGGCAGGACGGTAAACTCAAGGTGATATATCCGGAAAATTTCAAAAAGAGTGAACCCATCATGATTCCGATGTCTGATGGATCGGAACGATAG
- a CDS encoding CoA transferase subunit A encodes MPAIRQSAEEAVRRIRSGSTLMVGGFGLAGVPLRLIDALERTEVRDLTVISNNIGTPGQGLGKLLNAGQIKKVIGTYFTTNPDVGEAYHAGKIEVELIPQGTFCEAIRAGGSGIPAFYTPTAAGTELAEGKEVRFFDGKPYVLERALRGDVSLIKAHKADELGNLIYYKTARNFNPLMAMASDLTIAEVDEIVPVGSLDPEAIVTPHVFVDILVTE; translated from the coding sequence GTGCCAGCCATCCGACAATCTGCCGAGGAGGCCGTTCGCCGTATCCGCTCCGGGTCAACCTTGATGGTGGGCGGATTCGGCTTGGCCGGCGTCCCTCTGCGGCTGATCGATGCCTTGGAGCGGACGGAGGTCCGGGATCTGACCGTGATCAGCAACAACATCGGTACCCCCGGGCAAGGTTTGGGGAAATTGTTGAATGCGGGTCAGATCAAAAAGGTCATCGGGACCTATTTTACCACCAATCCGGATGTCGGGGAGGCATACCATGCCGGGAAGATCGAGGTGGAGTTGATTCCGCAAGGCACCTTTTGCGAAGCTATCCGTGCCGGGGGGAGCGGCATTCCCGCTTTCTACACACCGACGGCGGCCGGGACTGAGCTGGCCGAGGGGAAGGAAGTCCGGTTCTTCGACGGCAAGCCGTATGTCTTAGAGCGGGCATTACGGGGTGATGTTTCCCTGATCAAAGCCCATAAGGCGGACGAGTTGGGGAACCTGATTTATTACAAAACGGCCCGGAACTTTAATCCGTTAATGGCGATGGCTTCCGACTTGACCATCGCAGAAGTGGATGAGATTGTTCCGGTCGGGAGTCTGGATCCTGAGGCGATTGTCACCCCGCACGTGTTTGTCGACATTCTTGTCACGGAGTGA